A section of the Hominilimicola fabiformis genome encodes:
- a CDS encoding DUF6017 domain-containing protein, whose amino-acid sequence MATVFRVQKTKDFTVMSNHHLKNKDLSLRSKGLLSFMLSLPEDWDYSLKGLATLNKEGIDAIRSAINELEAFGYIERSRVRNEKGQLGENEYIIHELPISPEPKQTEPTLENPTLDNPVQAEPEQGKSTQLNTNKSNTEISNTDLLNTYPINSTEPEENGEPVKPQQPERIGMDKILAYRQLIKQNIEYDILCQKLNGNIGILNEIVDIITETVCTTREYLTVASEERNAETVKSKLLKLNSEHIEYVIDCMKNNTTDVHDTRKYLLAALFNAPSTIDSYYTLKVNHDMYGGN is encoded by the coding sequence ATGGCAACAGTATTCAGAGTTCAGAAAACAAAAGATTTTACAGTGATGTCTAATCATCATTTAAAAAATAAAGATTTGTCCCTGCGGTCAAAAGGGCTTTTATCGTTTATGCTTAGCTTGCCTGAAGATTGGGATTATTCCCTTAAAGGCTTAGCAACTTTAAATAAAGAGGGCATTGACGCCATACGCTCGGCAATCAATGAGCTTGAAGCGTTTGGATATATTGAGCGTTCCCGCGTCAGAAACGAAAAAGGGCAGCTTGGCGAAAATGAATATATCATACACGAATTGCCTATATCGCCCGAACCAAAACAGACCGAGCCTACATTGGAAAATCCAACATTGGATAATCCTGTACAGGCTGAACCTGAACAGGGCAAGTCCACGCAATTAAATACTAATAAATCAAATACTGAAATATCAAATACTGATTTATTAAATACTTATCCAATCAATTCTACGGAGCCGGAGGAAAACGGCGAACCTGTAAAACCACAACAGCCTGAACGGATAGGAATGGATAAGATTTTAGCATACAGACAGCTTATAAAACAAAATATTGAGTATGATATTTTATGTCAAAAGCTAAACGGCAATATCGGTATTCTGAATGAAATTGTTGATATTATCACTGAAACGGTATGTACAACAAGAGAATACTTAACCGTTGCAAGCGAGGAACGAAATGCGGAAACGGTAAAATCCAAACTTCTGAAACTAAACAGCGAGCATATCGAATATGTCATAGACTGTATGAAGAATAACACAACAGACGTACACGATACAAGAAAATATTTACTTGCGGCGTTATTCAATGCCCCCTCCACTATTGACAGCTATTACACCTTGAAAGTAAATCACGATATGTACGGAGGTAATTAA
- a CDS encoding RNA polymerase sigma factor — protein sequence MSQQKWKEDYIKVQEYLKGNTESWDMLYNEAYPIVYNYVNRISIKDYIGNSMIDDIVSESFERCYNKLEVFKGRSKFSTWVCAFSRYVLLSQYSKEKTRNILNNKLKYISSIVSEIESPELIVIKKEQYRCLNTAFKALSSKHKLLIKCYILKIIPPNTVIKYTHLKYSDRMIELQIAINVLRRYYLFLYEKG from the coding sequence ATGAGCCAACAAAAATGGAAAGAGGATTATATAAAGGTACAAGAGTATCTTAAAGGAAATACAGAATCGTGGGATATGTTGTACAATGAGGCTTATCCTATTGTATATAATTATGTCAATAGAATATCTATAAAAGATTATATAGGAAATAGTATGATAGATGACATAGTAAGTGAGTCGTTTGAAAGATGTTATAATAAGTTGGAAGTTTTTAAGGGGAGAAGTAAGTTTTCAACATGGGTATGTGCTTTTTCAAGATATGTACTTTTATCACAATACAGTAAAGAAAAAACAAGAAATATTCTTAATAATAAGTTAAAATATATTTCATCGATAGTATCAGAAATAGAATCGCCGGAATTAATCGTGATAAAAAAAGAACAATATAGATGTTTAAATACTGCATTTAAAGCCCTATCATCTAAACATAAATTGCTTATTAAATGTTACATATTAAAAATCATACCACCTAATACAGTTATAAAATACACTCATCTAAAATATAGTGATAGAATGATAGAACTTCAAATTGCTATTAATGTACTGCGTAGATATTATCTATTTTTATATGAGAAAGGCTAA
- a CDS encoding S-layer homology domain-containing protein: MRNKIKRILAAVMAAGMTLSVIPSITTYAAQSNEYVDPADVWIEANGRTSEFDINATVTTGTMFCPVCDMPTSNISYRVPEYTRTGETAYNRGVYYSDGTLIDGKGKGNLDDGTPGVDAFYTGYHWTKSVCQNCGTVNSVDGINAYSCGKDVYSLNPCDSNFFLDFDSTEYIPYNSRTHTVKAKKGKYCQFCKGTKERVQDKQENHNFTENVNGELGNQRFHITADCEDCGYKKNEYAAAKSVVQSYYGKVDGKPHTVTVNDLSENGVNTSIRYGTEAKKCNKTSAPNYTDEGYYPVYYEIEYTYGGESMTENGVSYVWLLSDNPPSNTNSIHTHDFRFLETVRPTCTELGFDRFQCAECGALQKTNYTPASGHDYNTVVIREPSCQQGGLELHSCTKCGRYYTESTSMTGHRYETNIVASTCTKNGYTEHICIDCGYKYITDLTPLAKHDYRPTVTAPTCKTKGFTTYKCRNCDDTYVGDYTEPRGHKWDEGHTVTNSTCESEGVMEYHCKHCDEKMIQAISATGHTPGKAATCTEPQKCESCGAILELPTGHTYSETVTEPTCTAMGFTTYNCENCDHSYIGNYTDKTEHKYNSVVTPPTCTEMGYTTYTCEDCGDSYISDYTDKTEHKYNAVVTSPTCTEMGYTTYTCEDCGDSYKSDYTEVLPHNYNKQTIKPTCTSQGYTIYTCPDCGKEYIGDEQEPTEHKYIPTVTAPTCTEMGYTTFTCEDCGKSYVADYTDAKGHNYEEKITTSTCTGIGYTTFTCKDCGISYIGNEQAKTAHDYETTVTAPTCTELGYTTYTCKNCGETYRADEVSAKGHKMSDWIIDVPATIENEGSRHIECTDCGTVLKIEEIPQLTDKDNSDEDGYSKVGDYSILITDKDSKPVFNSEISIDKDDNITIKLPEGRLLDYEDRTTITVVRTDTKAAAEGLNINISDKSGNAATGQTDAGGQLIVPNNQSSTGNENGTIGGDNGETKYTYVVTVTDKNDTVIPDCEIHIGDNHDIVVKLPDGTAMNSDNRVTVTVKDQNGEAKENVNVIVIGDSDYIEKGVTNANGQATLPNKNQAYTDKNGTANVNGYIVLVEDETEPVYMALVTVDDNGVMVCLPDGKKIDYHNRTSVIVKTNDGKAVEGVSVNVYDNAGGDRTEITDKDGKITVPPLNENIIENKPTPEPTLTTKPGLETPEPSEKPDATDEPSATDKPSETEKPDATEQPSETEKPKPTVNPDNGSEVVTPDYSYKVSVNDNDGAVNGAIVSVDKDNGSVTVKLPDEKGITPDNRIIIGITDKDGKAVNGVPVTVIAKDGTEAKDLTNSEGIAIVPPTSTDRTDKNGYAQVVEGEKTYNVIVEDTKAKIENAAVEVKDGKISVILPDGNKLNTDNQTTVTVSGKDNTAVKDISVTVTDKDNKTATKSTDANGKITVPVKTSTGGGGGSSSGGSGGSSGYVKPSYTVKVVDKDGKTVNVNKTVKDDKITLTLPSGKTLDDNYYTITVTDNKGKTTAGIDVTLKDKNNSVSGATDANGQLIMPTNTHNSYVVGYEDGAFKPENNMTRAEAAAIFARNIAERKGENISSRKSSFKDVSSKDWFNNYIAYLEKYKVISGYDDKTFKPDEHITRAEFVTMCMRFYALDAKTVAAKKNIFNDVPKSHWASGYIYSAVGMGWINGYSDSTFKPDSNITRAEVVTIVNRVTGRAADTEYINKNMSAVNKFTDLKDKSYWAFYEILEASNTHNTVDGKSGETWVK, from the coding sequence ATGAGAAACAAAATAAAAAGAATTTTAGCCGCTGTAATGGCGGCGGGAATGACTTTGAGCGTTATTCCCTCAATCACCACTTATGCGGCGCAGAGTAACGAATATGTCGATCCGGCGGACGTATGGATTGAAGCAAACGGGCGCACAAGCGAGTTTGACATCAATGCAACAGTAACTACGGGTACAATGTTCTGCCCCGTCTGCGATATGCCGACAAGCAACATTTCCTACCGCGTACCCGAATACACACGAACTGGCGAAACCGCATATAATCGCGGCGTCTACTATTCGGACGGTACGCTTATTGACGGAAAAGGCAAAGGCAATCTTGACGACGGAACACCCGGCGTTGACGCGTTCTATACGGGGTATCATTGGACAAAATCAGTTTGTCAGAATTGCGGTACGGTAAATTCCGTTGACGGAATTAACGCGTATTCGTGCGGTAAAGATGTATATTCCCTTAACCCCTGCGACAGCAACTTTTTCTTGGATTTTGACAGTACGGAATACATACCGTACAACAGCAGGACGCATACGGTAAAAGCAAAAAAGGGCAAGTATTGTCAATTCTGCAAAGGCACGAAAGAGCGGGTGCAGGACAAACAGGAAAACCACAACTTCACCGAAAATGTAAACGGCGAATTGGGAAATCAGCGTTTTCACATTACAGCGGATTGTGAGGACTGCGGATATAAGAAAAACGAATACGCGGCGGCAAAGTCTGTTGTACAAAGCTATTATGGCAAGGTTGACGGAAAACCTCATACCGTAACCGTCAATGACTTATCGGAGAATGGCGTAAATACAAGTATTCGTTACGGAACGGAAGCGAAAAAGTGTAACAAGACAAGCGCGCCGAATTATACCGACGAGGGCTATTATCCCGTATATTATGAGATAGAATATACCTACGGCGGCGAGAGTATGACGGAAAACGGCGTAAGCTATGTATGGCTTTTAAGCGATAATCCGCCCTCAAATACAAACAGTATTCATACTCACGATTTCAGATTTTTGGAAACAGTGCGCCCCACTTGTACAGAGTTAGGTTTTGACCGTTTCCAGTGTGCCGAGTGCGGAGCCTTGCAGAAAACGAATTATACTCCCGCAAGCGGGCACGATTACAATACTGTTGTAATTCGTGAGCCGAGTTGTCAGCAAGGCGGTTTAGAATTACATTCCTGTACAAAGTGCGGCAGATATTATACAGAAAGTACCTCAATGACGGGACACCGTTATGAAACAAATATTGTTGCCTCCACTTGTACAAAGAACGGATATACAGAACATATTTGTATCGACTGCGGATATAAGTACATTACGGATTTAACGCCACTTGCAAAACACGATTACAGACCGACAGTAACCGCGCCCACTTGTAAAACAAAAGGCTTTACCACATACAAGTGCAGAAATTGTGATGATACCTATGTCGGCGATTACACCGAGCCGCGCGGTCATAAATGGGACGAGGGACACACTGTAACTAATTCGACCTGCGAGAGCGAGGGCGTTATGGAATACCACTGTAAACATTGTGATGAAAAGATGATACAGGCAATTTCAGCGACAGGACATACACCCGGAAAGGCTGCTACCTGTACCGAACCGCAAAAGTGCGAAAGCTGCGGCGCTATTCTTGAACTGCCGACAGGACACACCTATTCCGAAACAGTAACGGAGCCGACTTGTACAGCTATGGGATTTACCACATATAATTGTGAGAATTGCGACCATTCATATATCGGTAATTATACGGATAAGACCGAACACAAGTATAATTCAGTTGTAACTCCCCCGACCTGTACGGAAATGGGATATACAACATATACTTGCGAGGATTGCGGCGACAGCTACATTTCAGATTATACGGATAAAACAGAGCATAAATATAATGCTGTTGTAACTTCCCCGACTTGTACGGAAATGGGATATACAACATATACTTGCGAGGATTGCGGCGACAGCTATAAATCTGATTATACGGAGGTTCTTCCTCATAATTACAATAAGCAGACGATTAAGCCTACTTGCACATCACAGGGCTATACAATTTACACTTGCCCCGATTGCGGCAAGGAATATATCGGCGACGAGCAGGAGCCGACAGAGCATAAATATATTCCCACTGTAACCGCGCCGACTTGTACGGAAATGGGATATACAACTTTTACTTGCGAGGATTGCGGAAAATCGTATGTCGCGGATTACACGGACGCGAAAGGCCATAACTATGAGGAAAAAATCACAACTTCCACTTGTACGGGTATAGGATATACAACCTTTACTTGTAAGGACTGCGGAATTTCATATATCGGAAACGAGCAGGCAAAGACCGCTCACGATTACGAAACAACAGTAACCGCGCCTACCTGTACAGAATTGGGCTATACAACATACACCTGTAAAAACTGCGGCGAAACATATAGAGCCGACGAGGTATCGGCAAAAGGACACAAGATGTCAGATTGGATTATTGACGTTCCCGCTACGATTGAGAATGAGGGCAGCAGGCATATTGAATGTACGGATTGCGGTACAGTTTTAAAAATTGAGGAAATCCCCCAGCTTACCGATAAGGACAATTCGGACGAGGACGGATATTCAAAAGTCGGTGATTATAGTATTCTGATTACCGATAAGGACAGCAAGCCTGTTTTCAATTCAGAAATCAGCATTGACAAGGACGATAACATCACAATTAAGCTGCCGGAGGGCAGATTGCTTGACTATGAGGACAGAACGACAATTACGGTTGTTCGTACAGATACAAAGGCAGCGGCAGAGGGCTTGAATATCAATATTTCAGACAAGAGCGGCAACGCCGCAACAGGTCAGACGGACGCAGGCGGTCAGCTTATTGTTCCGAATAATCAGAGCTCAACGGGTAATGAAAACGGCACTATCGGCGGCGATAACGGCGAAACAAAATATACTTATGTTGTTACCGTTACAGACAAAAACGATACCGTCATTCCCGATTGTGAAATTCACATAGGCGATAACCACGATATTGTCGTAAAACTTCCCGACGGTACGGCTATGAACAGCGACAACCGCGTTACTGTTACGGTCAAAGACCAGAACGGCGAAGCAAAGGAAAATGTAAACGTGATTGTCATAGGCGACAGCGACTATATAGAAAAGGGCGTTACAAACGCAAACGGTCAGGCTACATTACCGAATAAAAATCAGGCGTACACGGACAAAAACGGTACGGCGAATGTAAACGGATATATCGTACTTGTCGAAGATGAAACGGAACCGGTATATATGGCGCTTGTAACCGTTGACGATAACGGCGTTATGGTATGCCTCCCCGACGGTAAAAAGATTGATTACCATAACCGTACATCTGTAATTGTAAAGACGAATGACGGAAAAGCGGTTGAGGGCGTAAGCGTAAATGTCTATGACAATGCAGGCGGCGACAGAACCGAGATAACAGACAAGGACGGAAAAATCACTGTTCCTCCGCTGAATGAAAATATAATCGAGAATAAACCGACGCCGGAGCCTACTCTGACAACAAAACCCGGACTTGAAACTCCCGAACCGTCAGAGAAGCCGGACGCAACAGACGAACCGAGCGCAACGGATAAACCGTCAGAAACAGAAAAGCCGGACGCGACAGAGCAGCCGAGCGAAACGGAAAAGCCGAAGCCTACCGTAAATCCCGATAATGGAAGCGAGGTTGTTACTCCCGATTATTCGTATAAGGTATCTGTAAATGACAATGACGGCGCTGTAAACGGCGCAATCGTCAGTGTTGATAAAGACAACGGCAGCGTTACGGTTAAGCTCCCTGATGAAAAGGGTATCACTCCCGATAACAGAATTATTATCGGAATTACAGACAAGGACGGAAAAGCTGTAAACGGCGTACCTGTTACCGTAATTGCAAAGGACGGAACGGAAGCAAAAGACCTTACAAACAGTGAGGGCATTGCGATTGTTCCCCCGACAAGTACAGACCGTACAGACAAAAACGGCTATGCACAGGTTGTTGAGGGAGAAAAGACATACAATGTCATTGTCGAGGACACAAAGGCAAAAATCGAAAATGCCGCCGTTGAGGTTAAGGACGGTAAAATCAGCGTTATTCTTCCCGACGGAAACAAGCTCAATACAGATAATCAAACCACTGTAACCGTCAGCGGCAAGGATAATACAGCGGTCAAGGATATTTCCGTAACTGTTACCGATAAGGATAATAAGACAGCGACAAAATCAACCGACGCAAACGGTAAAATCACTGTACCCGTCAAGACTTCAACAGGCGGTGGCGGCGGTTCTTCTTCAGGAGGAAGCGGCGGCAGTAGCGGATATGTCAAGCCGTCATACACTGTAAAGGTTGTCGATAAGGACGGAAAGACCGTCAATGTCAATAAGACCGTCAAGGACGATAAAATCACTTTGACGCTTCCGAGCGGCAAAACTCTTGACGATAATTATTATACAATTACCGTAACGGATAACAAGGGCAAGACAACGGCGGGTATTGATGTTACGCTCAAAGACAAGAATAATTCCGTCAGCGGCGCAACCGACGCAAACGGTCAGCTTATTATGCCGACAAACACGCATAATTCTTATGTAGTCGGATATGAGGACGGAGCCTTTAAGCCTGAAAATAATATGACAAGAGCAGAAGCAGCTGCCATATTCGCCCGTAATATTGCAGAGCGTAAGGGCGAAAATATTTCAAGCCGTAAATCATCATTTAAGGACGTATCAAGCAAGGATTGGTTTAATAACTATATCGCCTATCTTGAAAAGTACAAGGTAATATCCGGCTATGACGATAAGACATTTAAGCCGGACGAACATATTACAAGAGCCGAATTTGTAACAATGTGTATGAGGTTCTATGCGCTGGACGCTAAGACAGTGGCGGCAAAGAAGAATATTTTTAATGATGTACCAAAATCACATTGGGCGTCAGGTTATATTTACAGCGCTGTTGGTATGGGCTGGATAAACGGATACAGCGACAGCACATTTAAGCCGGACAGCAACATCACACGCGCGGAGGTTGTAACGATTGTAAACCGCGTAACAGGACGCGCCGCCGATACGGAATACATCAATAAGAATATGTCAGCCGTAAATAAATTTACAGACCTCAAAGACAAGTCATATTGGGCGTTTTATGAAATCCTTGAAGCAAGCAATACGCATAATACCGTTGACGGAAAGAGCGGCGAAACTTGGGTAAAATAA
- a CDS encoding PcfB family protein has protein sequence MQEEINKKTVALVISASKMTGRVLQAAIREYLRQQQKNKNKGYQGKQTIKQLVESGAALSNIEITNKNIKSFEPVAKKYGLDYALKKDNSTKPPKYLVFFKGKDIDVINMAFQEYSQKLLREKPSIRKMLSQMRELAKTINPKDRARRKEQERDI, from the coding sequence ATACAGGAAGAAATAAATAAAAAAACAGTTGCGTTAGTTATAAGCGCTTCCAAAATGACGGGGCGCGTATTGCAGGCGGCAATTCGTGAATACCTAAGACAGCAGCAGAAAAATAAAAACAAGGGCTATCAGGGTAAACAGACGATTAAGCAGCTTGTAGAGTCAGGCGCGGCGCTTTCAAATATTGAGATAACGAATAAAAATATAAAATCTTTTGAGCCGGTGGCGAAAAAGTACGGACTTGACTATGCTTTGAAAAAGGATAATTCCACGAAACCGCCGAAGTACCTCGTATTCTTCAAGGGTAAGGATATTGATGTCATAAATATGGCGTTTCAGGAGTATTCGCAAAAGCTGTTACGGGAAAAACCGTCAATCCGTAAAATGTTATCTCAAATGCGCGAGCTTGCAAAGACTATCAATCCGAAAGACCGCGCCCGCCGCAAAGAACAGGAGCGCGATATATGA
- a CDS encoding 4Fe-4S binding protein, whose protein sequence is MDKKLKIIIENCPQNHKCPAVNVCPVGALSQKDFEAPIIDYDKCIGCGKCSNFCPKKALVL, encoded by the coding sequence ATGGATAAAAAATTAAAAATAATTATAGAAAACTGTCCCCAAAATCATAAATGCCCCGCTGTCAATGTTTGTCCTGTTGGAGCGTTAAGTCAGAAAGATTTTGAAGCACCGATAATAGATTATGACAAGTGTATAGGGTGCGGTAAATGTTCAAATTTCTGTCCTAAAAAAGCATTGGTATTATAA